A genomic region of Manihot esculenta cultivar AM560-2 chromosome 15, M.esculenta_v8, whole genome shotgun sequence contains the following coding sequences:
- the LOC110602424 gene encoding GEM-like protein 4 isoform X2 has protein sequence MADQAKQAFFSEVEKFHRHSLKMRNPFQNLVTGVPINSSESCRLGRPVRGYLPNPANQCHLSSSNVCSTFKQSKVDSVFKRMMSKLGKKADSFAEGVREHVRLGANISETVKGKFSLGAKILQVGGVEKIFRLLFRVEEEEEKLQKVSQCYLSTTAGPIAGLLFISTYKVAFCSERSIKFSSASGKSVRIHYKVLIPLAKVKRVDRSENVKKPSQKYMEIATVDGFDFWFMGFFNYQKTLKCLQQALAVSLNTDD, from the exons ATGGCAGATCAGGCAAAGCAGGCCTTCTTCTCTGAAGTGGAAAAGTTCCATCGCCACTCATTGAAAATGAGGAACCCATTTCAGAATCTTGTTACTGGAGTCCCAATCAATAGTTCAGAATCATGCAGACTTGGAAGGCCAGTAAGAGGATATTTACCTAACCCTGCAAACCAGTGCCATCTTTCTTCTTCAAATGTTTGTTCCACATTCAAGCAAA GTAAAGTGGATTCAGTGTTTAAGAGAATGATGAGCAAATTAGGGAAGAAAGCTGACAGTTTTGCAGAAGGTGTTCGAGAGCATG TTAGATTGGGGGCTAATATCAGTGAAACTGTGAAAGGGAAGTTTAGTTTAGGAGCTAAAATTCTCCAAGTTGGTGGAGTGGAGAAAATTTTCAGGCTGTTGTTTagagttgaagaagaagaagagaaactgCAAAAGGTTTCTCAATGTTACCTGTCAACTACAGCAGGTCCCATTGCAGGCCTCTTGTTTATCTCCACTTACAAGGTCGCGTTCTGCAGTGAGAGATCAATCAAGTTCTCTTCTGCAAGTGGAAAATCAGTCAGAATCCATTACAAG GTTTTGATCCCACTTGCAAAGGTTAAAAGAGTTGACAGAAGTGAGAACGTGAAGAAACCATCCCAAAAATACATGGAAATAGCTACTGTGGATGGGTTTGATTTCTGGTTTATGGGTTTCTTTAATTATCAGAAGACTTTGAAATGTCTTCAGCAGGCACTGGCAGTCTCCCTGAACACTGATGATTAG
- the LOC110602424 gene encoding GEM-like protein 4 isoform X3, translating into MRNPFQNLVTGVPINSSESCRLGRPVRGYLPNPANQCHLSSSNVCSTFKQSKVDSVFKRMMSKLGKKADSFAEGVREHVRLGANISETVKGKFSLGAKILQVGGVEKIFRLLFRVEEEEEKLQKVSQCYLSTTAGPIAGLLFISTYKVAFCSERSIKFSSASGKSVRIHYKVLIPLAKVKRVDRSENVKKPSQKYMEIATVDGFDFWFMGFFNYQKTLKCLQQALAVSLNTDD; encoded by the exons ATGAGGAACCCATTTCAGAATCTTGTTACTGGAGTCCCAATCAATAGTTCAGAATCATGCAGACTTGGAAGGCCAGTAAGAGGATATTTACCTAACCCTGCAAACCAGTGCCATCTTTCTTCTTCAAATGTTTGTTCCACATTCAAGCAAA GTAAAGTGGATTCAGTGTTTAAGAGAATGATGAGCAAATTAGGGAAGAAAGCTGACAGTTTTGCAGAAGGTGTTCGAGAGCATG TTAGATTGGGGGCTAATATCAGTGAAACTGTGAAAGGGAAGTTTAGTTTAGGAGCTAAAATTCTCCAAGTTGGTGGAGTGGAGAAAATTTTCAGGCTGTTGTTTagagttgaagaagaagaagagaaactgCAAAAGGTTTCTCAATGTTACCTGTCAACTACAGCAGGTCCCATTGCAGGCCTCTTGTTTATCTCCACTTACAAGGTCGCGTTCTGCAGTGAGAGATCAATCAAGTTCTCTTCTGCAAGTGGAAAATCAGTCAGAATCCATTACAAG GTTTTGATCCCACTTGCAAAGGTTAAAAGAGTTGACAGAAGTGAGAACGTGAAGAAACCATCCCAAAAATACATGGAAATAGCTACTGTGGATGGGTTTGATTTCTGGTTTATGGGTTTCTTTAATTATCAGAAGACTTTGAAATGTCTTCAGCAGGCACTGGCAGTCTCCCTGAACACTGATGATTAG
- the LOC110602424 gene encoding GEM-like protein 4 isoform X1: MTLTIKDQAKQAFFSEVEKFHRHSLKMRNPFQNLVTGVPINSSESCRLGRPVRGYLPNPANQCHLSSSNVCSTFKQSKVDSVFKRMMSKLGKKADSFAEGVREHVRLGANISETVKGKFSLGAKILQVGGVEKIFRLLFRVEEEEEKLQKVSQCYLSTTAGPIAGLLFISTYKVAFCSERSIKFSSASGKSVRIHYKVLIPLAKVKRVDRSENVKKPSQKYMEIATVDGFDFWFMGFFNYQKTLKCLQQALAVSLNTDD, from the exons ATGACTCTTACCATAAAAG ATCAGGCAAAGCAGGCCTTCTTCTCTGAAGTGGAAAAGTTCCATCGCCACTCATTGAAAATGAGGAACCCATTTCAGAATCTTGTTACTGGAGTCCCAATCAATAGTTCAGAATCATGCAGACTTGGAAGGCCAGTAAGAGGATATTTACCTAACCCTGCAAACCAGTGCCATCTTTCTTCTTCAAATGTTTGTTCCACATTCAAGCAAA GTAAAGTGGATTCAGTGTTTAAGAGAATGATGAGCAAATTAGGGAAGAAAGCTGACAGTTTTGCAGAAGGTGTTCGAGAGCATG TTAGATTGGGGGCTAATATCAGTGAAACTGTGAAAGGGAAGTTTAGTTTAGGAGCTAAAATTCTCCAAGTTGGTGGAGTGGAGAAAATTTTCAGGCTGTTGTTTagagttgaagaagaagaagagaaactgCAAAAGGTTTCTCAATGTTACCTGTCAACTACAGCAGGTCCCATTGCAGGCCTCTTGTTTATCTCCACTTACAAGGTCGCGTTCTGCAGTGAGAGATCAATCAAGTTCTCTTCTGCAAGTGGAAAATCAGTCAGAATCCATTACAAG GTTTTGATCCCACTTGCAAAGGTTAAAAGAGTTGACAGAAGTGAGAACGTGAAGAAACCATCCCAAAAATACATGGAAATAGCTACTGTGGATGGGTTTGATTTCTGGTTTATGGGTTTCTTTAATTATCAGAAGACTTTGAAATGTCTTCAGCAGGCACTGGCAGTCTCCCTGAACACTGATGATTAG